A region of Actinobacillus porcitonsillarum DNA encodes the following proteins:
- a CDS encoding sigma 54-interacting transcriptional regulator, giving the protein MSTQQSIFNQPFDQVLTQSPEMLAVIEQAKKFAPLNAPLLIQGETGTGKDLMAKACHQFSQRRDQKFIAVNCAGLPEDEAETEMFGHHGGGKESIGFFEYANGGTVLLDGIAELSLEMQAKLLRFMNDGSFRRVGADQEISVNVRVICTSQKPLEQLVAEGRVREDLYYRLNVLTLTLPPLRERLVDLPLLAEHFIEESCKQLGISKLEYDQDFLDALRHYHWAGNLRELYNTIYRACTLSHSYRLSPKDLNLPSQSSGSSVVSLPETGTLDELMAEYEAALLRKFYAEYPSTRKLAQRLGISHTAVANKLRVYGIGKPE; this is encoded by the coding sequence ATGAGTACGCAGCAATCAATTTTTAATCAGCCATTTGATCAAGTTTTAACGCAATCGCCGGAAATGTTAGCGGTCATTGAGCAGGCAAAAAAATTTGCGCCTTTAAATGCCCCTTTATTAATTCAAGGTGAAACAGGAACCGGGAAAGATTTAATGGCAAAGGCTTGTCATCAATTTAGCCAACGTCGTGATCAAAAATTTATTGCAGTAAATTGTGCAGGGTTGCCAGAAGATGAGGCGGAAACAGAGATGTTTGGTCATCATGGTGGCGGTAAAGAAAGTATAGGCTTCTTTGAATATGCCAATGGCGGTACGGTTTTACTTGATGGCATTGCGGAACTATCACTTGAAATGCAAGCAAAGTTATTACGCTTTATGAATGATGGTTCTTTTCGCCGTGTGGGCGCAGATCAAGAAATTTCAGTGAATGTTCGTGTGATTTGTACAAGTCAAAAACCGTTAGAACAGCTTGTGGCAGAAGGTCGTGTAAGAGAAGATCTTTATTATCGCTTAAATGTTTTGACATTAACATTACCACCTTTACGAGAAAGATTGGTTGATCTGCCTTTGTTAGCGGAACATTTTATCGAAGAAAGTTGTAAACAATTAGGGATTAGTAAACTTGAATATGATCAAGACTTTTTAGATGCGTTGCGTCATTATCATTGGGCTGGCAATTTACGTGAACTTTATAATACGATTTATCGAGCTTGTACTTTATCGCATAGTTACCGCCTTTCGCCTAAAGATCTCAATTTACCAAGTCAATCTTCGGGCTCTTCGGTTGTTTCGTTACCTGAAACGGGGACATTAGATGAACTTATGGCTGAATATGAAGCCGCATTGTTACGTAAGTTTTATGCAGAATATCCAAGTACACGTAAATTGGCACAAAGGCTAGGGATTTCTCATACAGCAGTAGCCAATAAATTACGTGTTTATGGGATTGGTAAACCAGAATAG
- the lpcA gene encoding D-sedoheptulose 7-phosphate isomerase: MYLDQIKAELQEAADVLDKFMHDEKNIQLIQDAALLIANSFKQGGKVLSCGNGGSHCDAMHFAEELTGRYRENRPGYPAIAISDVSHLSCVSNDFGYEYVFSRYIEAVGQKGDVLFGLSTSGNSKNVLNAIKAAKEKGMKVITMTGKDGGQMAGLADVEIRVPHFRYADRTQEIHIKVIHILMMLIEFEMAKVA; this comes from the coding sequence ATGTACTTAGATCAAATCAAAGCAGAATTACAAGAAGCAGCTGATGTATTAGACAAATTTATGCACGATGAAAAAAATATTCAGCTGATTCAAGATGCAGCTTTACTTATTGCGAATAGCTTTAAACAAGGTGGTAAAGTGCTTTCTTGTGGTAACGGCGGCTCTCACTGCGATGCGATGCATTTTGCTGAAGAATTAACAGGTCGTTATCGTGAAAACCGTCCTGGCTACCCAGCTATTGCGATTTCAGACGTAAGCCACTTAAGCTGTGTAAGTAACGATTTTGGCTATGAGTATGTTTTCTCTCGCTATATTGAAGCCGTTGGTCAAAAAGGCGATGTACTCTTTGGTTTATCTACCTCTGGTAACTCTAAAAATGTACTAAATGCCATTAAAGCAGCAAAAGAAAAAGGTATGAAAGTTATCACCATGACTGGGAAAGATGGTGGTCAAATGGCTGGATTAGCGGATGTTGAAATTCGCGTGCCTCATTTCCGCTATGCCGATCGCACTCAAGAAATTCACATTAAAGTGATTCATATTTTAATGATGCTCATTGAATTTGAAATGGCAAAAGTAGCATAA
- a CDS encoding IS1182 family transposase, whose amino-acid sequence MLKNPHSPQYELEMISLEQLVSKDHLVRKVAKAIDFEFIRDEVAHLYCQDNGRPAVDPVRLFKIMLLGYLFGIKSEHQLVKEIEVNVAYRWFLGMYLAEKVIDASILSQNRIRRFNGRDVFERIFTCIVWQSMEKGLVGGKYLFTDSIHLKAGANKNKKHNEKREVRVSRYIDMLNQDVAKVREEKGKKPLKASEKAAELKDTKVSHTDPESGYMHRDNKPKGFFYLDHRTVDGKCGIILDTFATAGNVNDSPPYIARLDATTQRFQFNPQAVGLDAGYFTAPIAESLARREIIGVFGYRRPTKGKNSLRKRDFKYDADKDCYTCPMGQPLIYSTTTREGYHTYKSNPAYCQTCPLRSQCTQNQKAERLITRHIYQVAMDNANAVRLSEQGKKLYKRRAETVERSFADAKQHHGHRYAHYRGLSKVQMQCFLAAMAQNIKKIALVLWFFLRFLWLSLYQYAVMVKKSTKLTA is encoded by the coding sequence ATGCTTAAAAATCCCCATTCTCCTCAATATGAACTCGAGATGATAAGTCTTGAGCAACTGGTTTCCAAAGACCATCTTGTTCGCAAGGTCGCCAAAGCCATTGATTTTGAATTTATCCGTGATGAGGTTGCCCATCTTTATTGCCAAGATAACGGTCGTCCTGCCGTTGACCCTGTGCGTTTGTTTAAAATTATGCTGTTGGGCTATCTCTTTGGCATTAAAAGCGAACACCAATTGGTGAAAGAGATTGAGGTCAATGTGGCTTATCGTTGGTTTTTAGGGATGTACTTAGCGGAAAAAGTGATTGATGCCAGCATATTAAGCCAAAATCGCATTCGTCGTTTTAATGGTAGGGATGTATTTGAGCGTATTTTTACCTGTATCGTGTGGCAATCGATGGAAAAAGGCTTGGTGGGTGGCAAATATCTGTTTACCGACAGCATCCATTTAAAAGCCGGTGCCAACAAGAACAAAAAGCACAATGAAAAGCGTGAAGTGCGTGTGAGTCGGTACATTGATATGCTCAACCAAGATGTCGCGAAAGTGCGAGAAGAAAAAGGAAAAAAGCCGTTAAAGGCGAGTGAGAAAGCGGCAGAACTCAAAGACACCAAGGTCAGTCATACCGACCCTGAAAGTGGTTATATGCACCGAGATAACAAACCGAAAGGGTTCTTCTACCTTGACCACCGCACGGTCGATGGTAAGTGCGGGATTATTTTAGATACCTTTGCCACGGCAGGGAATGTCAATGACAGTCCGCCCTATATCGCCCGCCTTGATGCCACCACGCAACGTTTTCAGTTCAACCCCCAAGCCGTTGGGTTGGATGCCGGCTATTTTACTGCCCCTATTGCAGAAAGTTTGGCTCGCCGAGAGATTATTGGCGTGTTTGGTTATCGCCGTCCGACCAAAGGGAAAAACAGCCTGAGAAAACGAGACTTTAAATACGATGCGGACAAGGACTGTTACACCTGCCCAATGGGGCAACCGCTCATTTACAGCACCACTACAAGAGAAGGCTACCATACCTACAAATCCAACCCTGCTTATTGTCAGACTTGCCCTCTTCGTTCGCAGTGCACCCAAAATCAAAAAGCCGAAAGGCTGATAACCCGACATATCTATCAAGTTGCGATGGACAACGCCAATGCGGTGAGACTGTCGGAGCAAGGGAAAAAACTCTACAAACGTCGAGCCGAAACCGTAGAGCGTAGCTTTGCGGACGCCAAACAACACCACGGACACCGCTACGCCCATTACAGAGGGTTGTCGAAAGTACAGATGCAATGCTTCCTTGCGGCAATGGCACAAAATATCAAGAAGATAGCCCTTGTGTTATGGTTTTTTTTACGCTTTTTATGGCTCAGTCTTTATCAATATGCGGTAATGGTAAAAAAATCCACAAAACTGACCGCTTGA
- a CDS encoding amino acid permease codes for MRNENISINNSKLQKIPFTMYDVGWVVLCIGMAIGAGIVFMPVQIGLKGIWVFIVAIALSYPAIYFLQDLYLKTLSRTEECEDYTNIISQYLGKNWGVALGAVYFLSLIMIFLSYSLAVIFDSASYIKTFGITEELLSDSPWYSLLVFSILVSIAAQGERLLFKVSGPMIIVKFSIILALGLLMIPHWNFDNITAFPEFLPFLRDVLLTLPFTLYSILFVQILNPMNIAYRKVETDKEIAAYRAVRVNRITYIILAIVVLFFAFSFTFSISHEQAVQAFEQNISALAIAAQVMSGNAIKIMSSVLNVFSIITAFLGIYLGVQESVKGIVTNLLSRVIPENKINKTILHYAVTICIILALWIWVSTKFSVLYLLQLAGPTYGIIACLIPVYLIYKVSNLSDLKGFRAWYVAFFGILLCVSPLFSLFE; via the coding sequence ATGCGTAACGAGAACATTTCAATCAATAACTCTAAACTCCAAAAAATTCCTTTTACCATGTACGATGTCGGTTGGGTAGTTTTATGTATAGGAATGGCAATTGGTGCAGGCATTGTTTTTATGCCGGTACAAATAGGACTAAAAGGAATATGGGTTTTCATTGTTGCAATTGCACTTTCATATCCTGCAATTTATTTTTTGCAAGATCTTTACTTAAAAACACTTTCACGAACTGAAGAATGTGAGGATTACACCAACATCATCTCACAATATTTAGGCAAAAACTGGGGCGTCGCATTAGGTGCGGTTTATTTCCTATCATTAATTATGATTTTCCTATCCTATTCATTAGCCGTAATTTTTGATAGTGCATCCTACATTAAAACATTTGGAATAACAGAAGAATTACTATCCGACTCACCTTGGTATAGTTTGTTAGTATTCAGCATATTGGTCTCTATTGCTGCACAAGGGGAAAGGCTACTATTTAAAGTATCAGGTCCCATGATTATCGTAAAATTCAGTATCATTTTGGCTCTTGGACTTTTAATGATCCCTCATTGGAATTTTGACAACATTACGGCATTTCCTGAATTCCTCCCATTTTTACGAGATGTATTATTAACTTTACCTTTCACACTCTATTCTATTCTCTTCGTACAAATATTAAACCCAATGAATATTGCCTATCGTAAAGTGGAAACTGATAAAGAAATTGCTGCATACCGAGCAGTTCGAGTCAATAGAATCACCTATATCATTTTGGCAATTGTAGTTCTATTTTTTGCCTTCTCATTTACATTTTCTATTAGCCATGAACAAGCAGTACAAGCATTTGAACAAAACATCTCAGCCTTAGCCATTGCAGCACAAGTAATGTCGGGCAATGCTATTAAAATCATGTCTAGTGTTTTAAATGTATTCTCCATCATCACTGCATTTTTAGGTATTTATTTAGGTGTGCAAGAATCTGTTAAAGGTATTGTTACCAACCTACTTAGCCGTGTAATTCCTGAGAATAAAATCAATAAAACCATTCTACATTACGCTGTCACTATTTGTATCATTCTTGCATTATGGATTTGGGTTTCAACAAAATTCTCAGTGCTATATTTATTACAGCTTGCAGGACCAACCTACGGAATTATTGCTTGTCTAATTCCTGTTTACCTCATTTATAAAGTATCAAACCTTAGTGATTTAAAAGGTTTCAGAGCTTGGTATGTTGCATTTTTCGGCATCCTACTTTGTGTATCACCACTCTTTAGCTTATTTGAATAA
- a CDS encoding MalY/PatB family protein, whose amino-acid sequence MYNFDEIIDRCHTNALNTDGFRSYIFKADDSMIFPYKDEEFIRMWVADMEFATPDVIINGIKKRLDKRILGYTRVYEDSYYQAFVNWCKRRYDWSFSKKDLVMSNGIIPALFELVDYICKDDEKVLFLTPSYAYFQYAADHSAKQAVYSDLINEEGFYRINFDDLEQKASDPKTTLLILCNPHNPSGRIWTQEELNKLAEIIQKYNLWVISDEIHCDLLRTGRKHIPLGKIMPDYERLITAMAPSKTFNMAGLMISNIIIRSETLKQIWLNRHYNFDNPLSIAAAQAAYEEGENWLIALQAYLDKNFEFVGEYLKQHLPKAKYQISEATYLGWIDLSAYFNPEEDLSMFFAHQAGVLLEGGNMFVRNSDGFIRLNLACPRSIVEEGMKRICEAVNNK is encoded by the coding sequence ATGTATAATTTTGATGAAATTATCGATCGCTGTCATACGAATGCCTTAAATACCGATGGATTTCGCTCTTATATATTCAAAGCAGATGACTCAATGATCTTCCCTTATAAAGATGAGGAATTTATCCGAATGTGGGTAGCTGATATGGAATTTGCTACACCGGATGTCATTATCAATGGAATTAAAAAGCGACTGGATAAACGTATTTTAGGTTATACAAGAGTATATGAGGACAGCTATTATCAGGCTTTCGTCAACTGGTGTAAGCGTCGATACGACTGGAGTTTTAGTAAAAAAGACTTAGTGATGTCAAATGGCATTATTCCGGCACTCTTTGAGCTAGTTGATTACATCTGTAAAGACGATGAAAAAGTGCTATTTCTAACACCTTCTTATGCTTACTTCCAATACGCAGCTGACCATTCTGCAAAACAAGCTGTATATTCCGATTTGATTAATGAAGAAGGTTTTTATCGTATAAATTTTGATGATTTAGAACAAAAAGCCTCTGATCCTAAAACTACACTATTAATTTTATGTAATCCTCATAATCCAAGTGGACGTATTTGGACACAAGAGGAATTAAACAAATTAGCTGAAATTATTCAAAAATATAATCTCTGGGTAATTTCAGACGAAATTCATTGTGACTTACTTAGAACAGGACGTAAACATATTCCTTTAGGCAAAATTATGCCTGATTATGAACGTTTAATTACCGCAATGGCGCCAAGTAAGACATTTAATATGGCGGGTTTAATGATTTCAAACATCATTATTCGTAGCGAAACACTAAAACAGATTTGGTTAAATAGACATTATAATTTTGATAATCCATTAAGTATTGCGGCGGCACAAGCTGCTTATGAAGAAGGGGAAAATTGGCTCATTGCATTACAAGCCTACCTTGACAAAAATTTTGAATTTGTTGGAGAGTATTTGAAACAACATTTACCCAAAGCAAAATATCAAATTTCTGAAGCAACCTATCTGGGTTGGATTGATTTAAGTGCTTATTTTAACCCTGAAGAAGATCTATCTATGTTCTTTGCTCATCAAGCCGGTGTATTACTAGAAGGCGGAAATATGTTTGTTAGAAACTCAGATGGATTTATTCGATTAAACCTTGCTTGCCCAAGAAGTATTGTGGAAGAAGGCATGAAACGTATTTGTGAAGCAGTCAATAACAAATAA